From a single Arachis hypogaea cultivar Tifrunner chromosome 3, arahy.Tifrunner.gnm2.J5K5, whole genome shotgun sequence genomic region:
- the LOC112789174 gene encoding probable caffeine synthase MTL2 → MATEQVLHMNGGTGETSYANNSTFQKNAILRTNHIMEECITKLYRTTLPECLKVADLGCSSGPNTLMVASTIVKIVDAVSQTLNQDPPMFQFFLNDLYGNDFNTIFKSLPDFYKRMEEEIGHKFGPCFISGTPGTFYGRLFPNHSIHFFHSSSTLHWLSQIPKELNSEAGESMNKGAICPTSESPPGVHKAYSEQFQRDLKVFLRSRSEELIPGGAMVLAFIISDQNHNIKGWEVFGGIFNDMVSEHMVEKRKLDSFNISSYFPTAEEVRQVIEEEGSFNIQRMEKTIYDTMESVMEIGNEDEDTFAERLTKTMRAATEPIFKAEFGEEIMDEYFTRLQSKIIQLHRVERLKGANLIVHMTKDT, encoded by the exons ATGGCAACTGAGCAAGTCCTTCACATGAATGGAGGTACCGGAGAAACAAGCTACGCCAACAACTCTACGTTTCAA AAAAATGCAATACTCCGTACAAATCATATCATGGAAGAGTGTATAACCAAGTTGTATAGGACAACTTTACCAGAGTGTTTGAAAGTGGCGGATTTAGGGTGTTCATCAGGTCCAAATACACTTATGGTAGCATCTACCATTGTCAAAATTGTTGATGCCGTGAGTCAAACCTTGAATCAAGACCCACCCATGTTCCAGTTCTTCCTCAATGATCTATATGGCAATGATTTCAATACCATATTTAAGTCACTCCCTGATTTTTACAAGAGGATGGAAGAGGAAATTGGTCACAAATTTGGACCATGTTTTATTAGTGGCACCCCTGGCACATTTTATGGGAGACTCTTCCCCAACCATTCCATTCACTTCTTTCATTCTTCCAGCACCTTGCACTGGCTTTCTCAG ATTCCGAAGGAGTTGAATAGTGAAGCAGGAGAGTCAATGAACAAAGGAGCAATATGTCCGACATCGGAGAGCCCTCCAGGAGTTCACAAAGCGTATAGTGAGCAATTTCAAAGAGACTTGAAGGTGTTCTTGCGATCACGTTCAGAAGAATTGATTCCTGGTGGTGCTATGGTCCTTGCTTTCATCATTTCAGACCAAAATCATAATATCAAAGGTTGGGAGGTATTTGGTGGTATATTCAACGACATGGTCTCAGAG CATATGGTTGAGAAGAGAAAGTTAGACTCATTCAACATATCATCATACTTTCCTACGGCCGAAGAGGTTAGGCAAGTAATTGAGGAAGAAGGATCCTTTAATATTCAAAGGATGGAGAAGACAATATATGATACGATGGAGAGTGTAATGGAGATTGgtaatgaggatgaagacacgTTCGCAGAGAGGCTTACCAAGACCATGAGAGCCGCAACCGAACCCATTTTTAAGGCAGAATTTGGGGAAGAAATTATGGATGAATATTTCACAAGGTTGCAAAGCAAAATCATCCAACTCCACAGAGTAGAGAGATTGAAGGGTGCTAATCTAATCGTCCACATGACAAAAGATACTTGA